Sequence from the Stenotrophomonas sp. 364 genome:
CGCTGCAACGTGCGCGGCTCCAATCCGGCCGAGTTGCAGATGTCCTGCAGGGACACCCCGCGCGCGGCAATGGTATGCAGCCAGCGTTGTGCCTTGAGAATGCCGCGATCGCCATGGGCGAAGTTGGGGCTGAAGCGCTCCAGGTCGTCCTGCACCGCGCGCGGGATCGTCAACTGCAACTGCTGGATGGTGGCGGCCATCACGGTCTGGCCGTACACGCGCGCCAGCAAGCGCAGGCTGAGATACTTCCACGCGTCGGGCCCGGAGGCCGTGAGCAGGTCGCCGTCGTCCACCAGTGAACGCTCGCCCAGGTTCCAGCTGGGTACCACGGTGGCCAGCGACGGGCAGCGCGCCAGGTCGGGCAAGCTCACCGTGCGCCCGGCCAACACGCCACTGCCGGCCAGCACCAAGCCGCCTTCGTCGCAACCGGCCAGCACGCTGCCGCCTTCATGGCTGTCACGCAGCCAGGCAAGCAGGCGCTCGTCGGGCGGCGGCAGCGGCCAGCTGGGTTCATTGCCGGGCACGACGATCAGGGCCGGCAGCGCTTCGCCGAACAACTCCGCACCCGCCACCCGCTGCACGCCGCGCGGGGACAAGGTCCAGCGCGTTACCAGCATCCGCGCGCCCTGTCGCTTGCCCGCCGCCGCGGTGCGGTTGCAGCGCTGGGCCAGTTCGGACAGCACCGGCGCTGCGGCCCGAAGGCTGCCCGGGTATTCCAGTACGGCAACTTCCATCAGCGCCGACGACGCCGGACGCGGCACGGGGGACAACGGGGTGAACGGTGCATCCATGGAAAAGCTCCTCAAGCGACGTCTGGGACCAGCAAACCCAGGCGGCGCAAGGGCTTGCAGCGAACCCGTCCGAGCCTACGGAGGCAAAAGCGCGGTAGCTATGAAACTAGTTGTATCTTTCGGCCCGACAACGACATCCGTCGACGCGCCTTCAGCAGCCCTTGACTCTCGACCAGACTCCAGGGTTTACCCTCGCCACCGGGTCTTCATCGAGGTGGGCATGAACATCGGACAGCTCGCACGCCAGGCTGGCGTGCCGATCGACACCGTGCGCTATTACGAACGCCAGCAGTTGCTGCCCACCGCACGCCGCAGTGCTGGCGGCTATCGCGTGTTCGGCGATACCGACCTGACCCGGCTGCAGTTCATCCGCCGCGCCAAGGCACTCGGCTTCACCCTGGACGAGATCGCCGACCTGCTCAGCCTCAGCGACCAGCGCGGCGATGACATGGCACGGGTACGCCACACTGCCGTAGACAAGCTGACCGACATCGAACAGCGCATCGCCGAACTGCAAAGCATGCATGCCGCACTGAAGGTGTTGGTGGATGCCTGCCCCGGCCACGGCGACGTGGTGCACTGCCCGATCCTGACCGCGCTGACCAGAGCGCGGCAGTAAGCACACCGTGTGTGCGGATGCCGATTTGGCCGCGTCCACACCCCATGCGACGTGCAACGCGCCTGCGCCACCAACGCACGATCATCAAATGACGTATTTCGTGCATTTTTCGCTTGCCAATCGAAAACGTCGTCGCTATGATTTCGCTCCTCACGACGTGGGGCCATAGCTCAGCTGGGAGAGCGCCTGCATGGCATGCAGGAGGTCGGCGGTTCGATCCCGCCTGGCTCCACCACTTCAATCATTAGGCCGATTGGAAGTGCAGTGACAAAATTTGAAGTTTCGTGCGTCCCCATCGTCTAGAGGCCTAGGACATCACCCTTTCACGGTGGCGACCGGGGTTCGAATCCCCGTGGGGACGCCAATCAAGAAGCAGAACGCCCTGACCTCGGTCGGGGCGTTTTGTTTTTGCGGCGTGGCATTCGACCTTCGTTCGCAGCGAAAGATATTCATCGCGATGTCACACAAAACACTTGGCGAATCCTTCACATCCGCGTAGAATTGCGCCTCCAGCATCGTGGGGCCATAGCTCAGCTGGGAGAGCGCCTGCATGGCATGCAGGAGGTCGGCGGTTCGATCCCGCCTGGCTCCACCACTCCGGACCTTAGGCCGTTCGGAGGTGCTGAAAACATTGATGAGTTTTATGCGTCCCCATCGTCTAGAGGCCTAGGACATCACCCTTTCACGGTGGCGACCGGGGTTCGAATCCCCGTGGGGACGCCACTCATCAACGACATCAGGCCCGGTCCGCCGGGTTTTTTTGTCACCGCTGCCCGCCGTTTTCGTCGTGGTCTTCCACAAACGTGAACAGGCAGGTATACTAGGCGGCTTGCGGTACAACGTGGGGCCATAGCTCAGCTGGGAGAGCGCCTGCATGGCATGCAGGAGGTCGGCGGTTCGATCCCGCCTGGCTCCACCACTTCTCCGGACACAGGCCGTCCGATAGAAGAAAAATTCGGTTTAACGCGTCCCCATCGTCTAGAGGCCTAGGACATCACCCTTTCACGGTGGCGACCGGGGTTCGAATCCCCGTGGGGACGCCAGCTACAAACAACAGCCCCCGGCATTGCCGGGGGTTTTTGTTTATGTGCCCCGGTAAATGTCGGCCATTGGCCGAAACGGCACATACCGGTAGATGCCGACCGTTGGTCGGCATGGCGCATGCAGGACACCCTCGGCGCGCCGTCCAACAATCGGCATGCACCGGAACGAAATAAAAAGCTTCCCATCCAGCAAAACCATCGCTATGATAGGCGGCTCGCAGCATCAACGTGGGGCCATAGCTCAGCTGGGAGAGCGCCTGCATGGCATGCAGGAGGTCGGCGGTTCGATCCCGCCTGGCTCCACCACTTCTCCGGACACAGGCCGTCCGATAGAAGAAAAATTCGGTTTAACGCGTCCCCATCGTCTAGAGGCCTAGGACATCACCCTTTCACGGTGGCGACCGGGGTTCGAATCCCCGTGGGGACGCCAGCTACAAACAACAGCCCCCGGCAATGCCGGGGGTTTTTGTTTGTGCGCCCCGGTAGGTGCCGACCGTTGGTCGACACGGCGATTCGC
This genomic interval carries:
- a CDS encoding helix-turn-helix domain-containing protein, with translation MDAPFTPLSPVPRPASSALMEVAVLEYPGSLRAAAPVLSELAQRCNRTAAAGKRQGARMLVTRWTLSPRGVQRVAGAELFGEALPALIVVPGNEPSWPLPPPDERLLAWLRDSHEGGSVLAGCDEGGLVLAGSGVLAGRTVSLPDLARCPSLATVVPSWNLGERSLVDDGDLLTASGPDAWKYLSLRLLARVYGQTVMAATIQQLQLTIPRAVQDDLERFSPNFAHGDRGILKAQRWLHTIAARGVSLQDICNSAGLEPRTLQRRFLKATGLRPIEYCQRLRIAKAQLLLQAGGEIDEVSWAVGYSDQSAFRRLFLRIVGLTPSRYRRQLATQRRQRTDLPATDAAAAEPMRSAA
- a CDS encoding heavy metal-responsive transcriptional regulator, with amino-acid sequence MNIGQLARQAGVPIDTVRYYERQQLLPTARRSAGGYRVFGDTDLTRLQFIRRAKALGFTLDEIADLLSLSDQRGDDMARVRHTAVDKLTDIEQRIAELQSMHAALKVLVDACPGHGDVVHCPILTALTRARQ